A region from the Triticum aestivum cultivar Chinese Spring chromosome 3D, IWGSC CS RefSeq v2.1, whole genome shotgun sequence genome encodes:
- the LOC123075378 gene encoding major pollen allergen Art v 1-like, with translation MAFSGAQMLAAFTMGFLLMAFCAEARVCMSPSKSYKRSPCKNVRCTAACHKEHFKGGYCATKKSIVGDELNEDNDDNFFHKQPKKKTCMCTFQCSKAPPPPSEPDVPEPPGEPEVPDPKKKPPPPYVRDVPEPPSGENKKKLLPAVDQ, from the exons ATGGCGTTCAGCGGCGCCCAGATGCTCGCTGCCTTCACCATGGGCTTTCTTCTCATGGCCTTCT GTGCGGAGGCTCGGGTATGCATGTCCCCTAGCAAGTCGTACAAAAGGAGCCCTTGCAAGAACGTTCGCTGCACCGCGGCCTGTCACAAAGAGCACTTCAAGGGTGGGTACTGTGCCACTAAGAAGTCAATTGTTGGCGATGAGCTCAACGAAGACAACGACGACAACTTCTTTCACAAACAACCTAAGAAAAAGACGTGCATGTGTACATTTCAATGTAGTAAAGCCCCACCACCACCGTCAGAACCTGACGTGCCAGAGCCACCGGGTGAACCTGAGGTGCCAGATCCTAAGAAGAAGCCGCCGCCGCCATATGTACGTGATGTGCCGGAGCCGCCCTCGGGAGAAAACAAGAAGAAGCTACTGCCAGCTGTTGACCAGTGA